One region of Dokdonia sp. 4H-3-7-5 genomic DNA includes:
- a CDS encoding NAD(P)H-dependent oxidoreductase — protein sequence MDLLDKLNWRYAAKAMNGEKVAEDKIERILEATRLAPTSSGLQPFEVMVIKNQDIKEQIRPAAWNQSVITDCSHLLVFAAWDTYTPERINYMFDLTNDIRGFKNEGWENYRQMLLDSYPQKDEQENFEHAARQAYIAFSHAIIAAAYENVDATPLEGFDATEVDKILGLREKGLRSAVLLPLGYRKEDEDWLVNLVKVRKPMEDMVTVIE from the coding sequence ATGGATTTATTAGATAAGTTAAACTGGAGATATGCCGCAAAGGCAATGAATGGTGAAAAAGTAGCCGAAGATAAAATTGAAAGAATTTTAGAAGCTACAAGACTTGCTCCTACTTCAAGCGGACTACAGCCTTTTGAGGTTATGGTGATTAAGAACCAGGATATTAAAGAACAAATAAGACCTGCGGCCTGGAACCAGTCTGTAATTACTGATTGTTCACACTTATTAGTTTTTGCAGCTTGGGACACATATACTCCTGAGAGAATCAACTACATGTTTGATCTTACTAATGATATAAGAGGATTTAAAAATGAAGGTTGGGAAAATTACCGCCAGATGTTACTAGACTCTTATCCTCAAAAAGACGAGCAAGAAAACTTTGAGCACGCTGCAAGACAAGCATATATCGCTTTTTCGCACGCAATTATCGCCGCAGCTTATGAAAATGTAGATGCAACACCACTAGAAGGTTTTGACGCTACAGAAGTAGATAAAATATTAGGCTTACGCGAAAAAGGTTTACGCAGTGCAGTATTACTTCCTTTAGGTTACAGAAAAGAAGATGAAGACTGGTTAGTAAATCTTGTAAAGGTGAGAAAGCCTATGGAAGATATGGTAACTGTAATAGAGTAA
- a CDS encoding TetR/AcrR family transcriptional regulator codes for MAKLQKSIDKRNALVKATIELVNNNGFHATPMSKIAKMASVSPATIYLYFENKQDLVNKTYVEVKASYTEYAFASYDASLPVESGFEYIWKRIADFKLKECEKAMFLAQCDNTPMIDEESRQEGIKHLQPLLDLWERGKKEGIIKPLSDFILYAYAINPLSFLMMTQKRGAFQLDKTHMEEAYQSAWSSIKACQ; via the coding sequence ATGGCAAAACTTCAAAAAAGTATAGATAAACGTAATGCGCTTGTAAAGGCGACCATAGAGCTTGTAAACAATAATGGTTTTCACGCTACACCTATGAGTAAAATTGCCAAAATGGCAAGCGTTTCTCCTGCCACTATCTATCTCTATTTTGAAAATAAACAAGACCTCGTTAATAAAACTTATGTAGAAGTTAAGGCGTCATATACAGAGTATGCATTTGCATCTTATGATGCTTCGCTCCCAGTAGAGTCAGGTTTTGAGTACATCTGGAAACGTATTGCAGATTTCAAGTTAAAGGAATGTGAGAAAGCAATGTTTCTTGCTCAGTGTGATAACACTCCTATGATTGATGAGGAAAGCAGACAAGAAGGAATAAAGCACTTACAGCCCCTACTCGACTTATGGGAACGCGGTAAAAAGGAAGGAATTATCAAACCATTATCAGATTTTATACTATACGCATATGCAATTAATCCGCTTTCATTTTTAATGATGACCCAAAAGCGAGGAGCATTTCAATTAGATAAAACTCACATGGAAGAAGCTTATCAATCTGCATGGAGTAGTATTAAAGCATGTCAATAA
- a CDS encoding cold-shock protein — translation MNNGTVKFFNDTKGFGFITEEGVEKDHFVHISGLIDEIREGDQVEFELKEGNKGLNAVNVRVI, via the coding sequence ATGAATAACGGAACAGTAAAATTTTTCAACGACACTAAAGGATTTGGTTTTATTACAGAAGAAGGTGTTGAAAAAGACCACTTTGTACACATTTCAGGGTTAATCGACGAGATTCGCGAAGGTGATCAAGTTGAATTTGAACTTAAAGAAGGTAACAAAGGATTAAACGCAGTAAACGTAAGAGTTATCTAA
- a CDS encoding iron-containing alcohol dehydrogenase, whose amino-acid sequence MNNFEFKNPTKVIFGKDTIAKLSEEIPADAKVLLLYGGGSIKKNGIYDQVKTALSDVHVTEFGGIPANPEYAVLMEALEVIKDKEITYLLAVGGGSVIDGTKFLSAAALYEGDTPWDILTQNIKTEKGMPFGTVLTLPATGSEMNSGSVITRKETQEKLAMGGPGLFPVFSILDPQVITSIPERQLANGLTDAFTHVLEQYMTYPIGARLQDRFAESILQTLIEVAPTVIKDPTDYKAAADFMWSCTMALNGLIQKGVPTDWAVHAIGHELTAMFGIDHARTLAVIAPSHYKFNFEAKKEKLAQYAERVWNVTEGSVDDKAYAAIEKTEAFFKELGIDTKLSDYTENYEGTAEKISKRFTDRGWEGLGEHQSLTPDNVEKIVKMAY is encoded by the coding sequence ATGAACAATTTTGAATTTAAGAATCCGACTAAAGTCATCTTTGGAAAGGATACGATTGCAAAGCTGAGTGAAGAAATTCCTGCAGATGCCAAAGTGCTATTATTATATGGTGGTGGAAGTATCAAGAAAAATGGAATTTATGACCAAGTAAAAACAGCACTATCAGATGTACATGTTACTGAGTTTGGAGGTATTCCTGCAAATCCTGAGTATGCAGTACTTATGGAAGCGTTAGAGGTAATTAAAGACAAAGAAATTACATATTTACTTGCTGTGGGTGGTGGTTCTGTAATCGATGGAACTAAGTTTTTATCTGCAGCAGCTCTTTATGAAGGAGATACGCCTTGGGATATTCTTACACAGAATATCAAAACTGAGAAAGGAATGCCTTTTGGAACGGTATTAACACTACCAGCTACAGGATCTGAGATGAATTCAGGATCTGTAATTACGAGAAAGGAAACGCAAGAGAAGCTTGCTATGGGAGGTCCAGGATTATTTCCAGTATTTTCTATCTTAGATCCGCAGGTAATTACTTCTATTCCAGAACGACAACTAGCGAATGGCCTTACAGATGCATTTACCCACGTTCTTGAGCAATATATGACGTACCCTATAGGTGCGCGTTTACAAGATCGTTTTGCCGAAAGTATCTTACAAACATTAATCGAGGTAGCTCCTACTGTTATTAAAGACCCAACAGATTACAAAGCCGCAGCAGATTTTATGTGGAGTTGTACCATGGCTCTTAATGGATTGATCCAAAAAGGAGTTCCTACAGACTGGGCGGTACATGCCATTGGTCATGAACTAACAGCAATGTTTGGTATAGATCACGCACGTACGCTAGCAGTTATTGCTCCTAGTCACTATAAATTCAATTTTGAAGCTAAGAAAGAGAAGCTTGCTCAATATGCAGAACGTGTATGGAACGTCACAGAAGGTAGTGTAGATGACAAAGCCTATGCTGCTATCGAAAAGACAGAGGCATTCTTCAAAGAATTAGGAATAGATACGAAGCTCTCAGATTACACAGAAAATTACGAAGGAACTGCTGAGAAAATTTCGAAGCGATTTACAGATCGTGGCTGGGAAGGATTAGGAGAACACCAATCACTAACTCCAGATAATGTGGAGAAAATAGTCAAAATGGCTTACTAA
- a CDS encoding type 1 glutamine amidotransferase domain-containing protein, translating to MKIIQSLALVLTIITATSCKESNTKTTSEKVSEVTTETKKEKEMNVLFVLTSHDQLGDTGKKTGFWVEEFAAPYYSLLDKGVNITIATPKGGAAPIDPSSDSPDAATEATERFDKDETAKNLIANTKVLADMNADDFDAVFYPGGHGPLWDLANDAKSIALIEKFNSQDKPVAFVCHAPAALKDVKGTDGNPLVQGKKVTGFTNTEEEAVQLTEVVPFLVEDMLTKNGGIYSKKEDWAAYAIQDGNLITGQNPASSELVADKLLESIK from the coding sequence ATGAAGATTATACAATCACTAGCACTTGTGCTAACTATTATCACAGCAACAAGCTGTAAGGAATCAAACACAAAAACAACTTCTGAAAAAGTTTCGGAAGTAACAACAGAAACCAAAAAAGAAAAAGAAATGAACGTTTTATTTGTATTAACATCACACGACCAACTAGGAGACACTGGAAAGAAAACAGGATTTTGGGTAGAAGAATTTGCTGCGCCATATTACTCGTTACTTGACAAAGGTGTAAACATTACAATCGCAACTCCAAAGGGAGGAGCTGCACCTATAGATCCAAGTAGTGACTCTCCAGACGCTGCAACAGAAGCTACAGAGCGTTTTGACAAAGACGAAACTGCAAAAAACCTTATCGCAAACACAAAAGTACTTGCAGATATGAATGCAGACGATTTTGACGCTGTATTTTACCCAGGAGGTCACGGACCATTATGGGATCTTGCAAATGACGCAAAATCTATCGCACTTATTGAGAAATTCAATAGTCAAGATAAGCCAGTTGCTTTCGTATGTCACGCTCCAGCTGCATTAAAAGATGTAAAAGGAACTGATGGAAACCCATTAGTACAAGGGAAAAAAGTAACAGGATTTACTAACACTGAAGAAGAGGCTGTACAACTTACTGAGGTAGTACCTTTCTTAGTAGAAGACATGCTAACTAAAAACGGTGGTATCTATTCTAAAAAAGAAGATTGGGCTGCATATGCAATCCAAGATGGAAACCTTATTACAGGTCAAAACCCAGCTTCATCAGAACTAGTTGCAGATAAATTATTAGAGAGCATCAAGTAA
- a CDS encoding NADP-dependent oxidoreductase yields MTKNILLKSRPEGTPSVSNFEFVTDEKNLSAGKGEILVEAAYVSVDPYLRGRMSDAKSYIAPFEIGKPIHSGVVAKVTASNNDAFKEGDYVSGMLDWATAQVHTGEGLLKVDPSKASLSAYLGILGMTGLTAFLGLHEIGKPVAGETLVVSGAAGAVGSVVGQIGKILGLRVVGIAGTDEKVAMLKDKFGFDAAINYNTTDDMAAAIKAAAPDGVDVYFDNVGGPISDAVLVNINRFARMIICGAISVYNNTEIPMSMSVQPFLVKNSALMQGFIVSNYAEKFPEAMKQLATWLSEGKLTYTETVVEGFENIPTAFIDLFEGKNKGKMVVKI; encoded by the coding sequence ATGACTAAAAATATATTATTAAAAAGTAGACCAGAAGGAACACCATCTGTATCAAATTTTGAATTTGTGACAGACGAAAAAAACTTATCTGCTGGTAAGGGTGAAATTTTGGTAGAGGCAGCATATGTTTCTGTAGATCCTTATTTACGAGGTAGAATGAGTGATGCAAAGTCATACATTGCACCCTTTGAAATAGGTAAACCTATACACTCTGGTGTAGTTGCAAAAGTAACAGCATCTAATAATGACGCTTTTAAGGAAGGTGATTATGTTTCTGGAATGCTAGATTGGGCAACTGCTCAAGTGCACACAGGAGAAGGACTTCTTAAAGTAGATCCATCAAAAGCATCGCTAAGTGCGTACCTAGGTATTTTAGGAATGACTGGACTAACAGCTTTTCTAGGGTTACATGAAATAGGAAAACCTGTAGCTGGAGAAACGCTCGTTGTTTCTGGTGCAGCCGGAGCTGTAGGTAGTGTTGTAGGACAGATTGGAAAGATATTAGGACTACGCGTAGTAGGAATTGCTGGAACTGATGAGAAGGTAGCAATGCTTAAAGACAAATTTGGCTTTGATGCAGCTATCAACTACAACACTACAGATGATATGGCGGCGGCAATAAAAGCTGCAGCGCCAGATGGTGTAGATGTTTACTTTGATAATGTAGGTGGACCCATCTCTGACGCAGTGCTCGTAAATATTAATCGTTTTGCAAGAATGATTATTTGTGGAGCAATCTCTGTGTACAACAATACAGAAATACCAATGAGTATGAGTGTACAGCCATTTTTAGTTAAAAATAGCGCACTAATGCAAGGTTTTATTGTCTCGAACTATGCAGAAAAATTTCCTGAGGCTATGAAACAACTGGCTACATGGTTATCTGAAGGTAAACTCACTTACACGGAAACTGTAGTAGAAGGTTTTGAAAATATCCCAACAGCTTTTATCGACTTGTTTGAAGGTAAAAACAAAGGGAAAATGGTCGTAAAGATCTAA
- a CDS encoding SDR family NAD(P)-dependent oxidoreductase, with protein MPEDQSKNAQDKSLSQQEIDACINTLQQLVADTNQLFELPEEQRTELLKASGMLSRPNRDEFQRRRKDAKKAAKRKMITRDKHARKTTGIRSAREASLFVAPKLLGAAAIPEDTPELESPRNCYVCKTVYTKLHHFYDTMCTSCGDLNYAKRFQTADLNGQVAVITGSRLKIGYHITLMLLRSGATVVATTRFPADSAIRYAKEEDYGDWSDRLHIHGLDLRHIPSVEIFCNYIEQKYDRLDILINNAAQTVRRPSGFYFHLMENEKLPVDQLPKLAQPLLQNHITCLQELSDLSVSTAKTSKNNVLPVTWHGPEPGIGLRNSAELSQIPYSFDNSLQTSEVFPEGKLDADLQQVDLRKTNSWRLKLGEIETTEMVEVQLVNAVAPFVLCNRLSNLMMKENTGQKHIINVSAMEGKFHRFKKEDRHPHTNMAKAALNMLTHTSSATFAKSGIYMNAVDTGWVTDEDPAELSKKKVEVHDFQPPLDIVDGAARVMDPLIDGINTGKHWSGKFLKDYFPIDW; from the coding sequence ATGCCCGAAGATCAAAGTAAAAACGCCCAAGATAAAAGTCTCTCTCAACAAGAAATTGATGCATGTATTAATACATTGCAGCAACTAGTAGCCGATACAAATCAGCTTTTTGAGCTTCCAGAAGAACAGCGTACAGAGCTTCTCAAAGCTTCAGGAATGTTATCTCGTCCTAATCGAGATGAGTTTCAGCGTAGGAGGAAAGACGCCAAGAAGGCTGCCAAACGTAAGATGATTACTAGAGATAAGCACGCTCGTAAAACTACAGGAATACGCTCTGCTAGAGAAGCATCGCTTTTTGTAGCACCTAAGTTACTTGGCGCAGCTGCAATTCCAGAAGATACTCCAGAACTTGAGTCTCCAAGAAACTGCTATGTATGTAAAACAGTTTACACAAAGCTACACCACTTTTATGACACGATGTGTACTTCATGCGGTGATCTTAATTATGCAAAACGTTTTCAAACAGCCGACCTTAATGGTCAAGTAGCGGTAATAACTGGATCGCGATTAAAAATAGGATACCATATAACCCTCATGTTATTACGCTCTGGTGCGACGGTGGTAGCAACCACACGTTTTCCAGCAGATAGCGCTATACGATATGCAAAGGAAGAAGATTATGGTGACTGGAGCGACCGTTTACACATTCATGGACTGGATTTACGTCATATACCAAGTGTAGAGATATTTTGTAATTATATAGAGCAGAAGTACGATAGGCTAGATATACTAATTAATAATGCGGCACAAACGGTGCGTAGGCCATCTGGTTTTTATTTCCACTTAATGGAAAATGAAAAACTACCAGTAGATCAACTTCCTAAGCTCGCACAGCCACTCTTACAAAATCACATTACCTGCTTGCAGGAGTTATCAGATTTAAGCGTAAGTACTGCAAAAACTAGTAAGAATAATGTCTTGCCAGTTACTTGGCATGGGCCTGAACCAGGAATAGGTCTGCGCAACTCGGCAGAGCTTTCTCAGATTCCTTATAGTTTTGATAATTCGTTACAAACTAGCGAAGTCTTTCCAGAAGGAAAACTAGATGCAGATTTACAACAAGTAGATTTACGTAAGACTAATAGCTGGCGTTTAAAACTAGGTGAGATAGAAACTACTGAGATGGTAGAGGTACAGCTAGTTAATGCCGTGGCGCCTTTTGTATTGTGTAACCGTCTGTCTAATCTCATGATGAAAGAAAATACTGGACAGAAGCATATCATTAATGTGTCTGCTATGGAAGGTAAATTTCACCGTTTTAAAAAGGAGGATAGACACCCGCATACCAATATGGCAAAGGCTGCATTAAATATGCTTACACATACTTCTTCTGCCACATTTGCAAAGTCTGGAATATATATGAATGCCGTAGATACGGGATGGGTGACAGATGAGGACCCTGCAGAGCTATCAAAAAAGAAAGTAGAAGTACATGATTTTCAACCACCATTAGACATCGTAGATGGCGCTGCTAGGGTGATGGATCCACTTATTGATGGAATTAATACAGGTAAACATTGGTCTGGAAAATTTTTAAAAGACTATTTTCCTATAGATTGGTAA
- the thiE gene encoding thiamine phosphate synthase, whose product MIPKLHYISQGSSLKEHIEHIQKACNAGAELVQLRVKDCSQKKLLAIAQEAREITAHFQTRLIINDDYKIAKEVKADGVHLGSADACPITARKHLYTWQIIGGTAHTLQDCEALIEKQVDYISLGPYSTTTTKETTAKTLGTSGYKAIIDELATTTPMLAVGGITLNDVKNILEAGIDGIAVSQAITTEFNSIRSFNELLGASSTQEQRHSFE is encoded by the coding sequence ATGATTCCAAAACTTCATTACATATCGCAAGGAAGCTCACTCAAAGAGCACATAGAACATATACAAAAAGCATGTAATGCCGGAGCTGAGCTCGTGCAACTCCGTGTAAAAGACTGTTCTCAAAAAAAACTGCTTGCCATTGCACAAGAAGCTAGAGAGATTACCGCTCATTTCCAGACACGGTTAATTATTAATGATGATTATAAAATTGCAAAAGAGGTAAAAGCAGATGGAGTGCACCTAGGAAGCGCAGATGCCTGCCCTATAACTGCTAGAAAACACTTATACACTTGGCAAATTATAGGAGGTACCGCACATACTTTACAAGATTGTGAGGCACTAATTGAGAAGCAAGTGGATTATATTAGTCTAGGACCTTACAGCACTACTACTACAAAAGAAACCACAGCGAAAACACTAGGAACTTCTGGTTATAAAGCAATCATTGACGAGCTAGCTACCACTACTCCTATGCTGGCTGTAGGAGGCATCACCCTTAATGACGTCAAAAATATTTTGGAAGCGGGTATCGATGGTATTGCAGTTTCTCAAGCAATTACAACAGAATTTAATAGCATTCGCTCGTTTAATGAGCTGCTAGGAGCATCTTCTACACAAGAACAGCGTCATAGTTTTGAATAA
- a CDS encoding EamA family transporter, producing the protein MWMYLGLLAALFLGLHNLAKKHAVQGNEVLPILLGTLCAGFVLILPFFIGSRFFPEYTREIGFYITPIPWKTHGFIIIKSMIMTASWILAYQALKHLPITIVTPIRSAGPFFTFLGAIFIYREQPNALQWVGFFVIILSVILYANIGKKEGIHFRKNKWIFAIVGATFLGASSGLYDKFLIQNLVLNPQTLQFWFCWYTILMLLVILSITWFPKAEKRSAFTFRWTIIAVGILLQTADYFYFKSLQDPDALIMLLSAIKRSQLIIAVVIGGLVFKEKNKRKKLVPLAGILIGVFLILYS; encoded by the coding sequence ATGTGGATGTATTTAGGCTTACTGGCCGCACTTTTTCTGGGATTACACAACTTAGCAAAGAAACATGCTGTACAAGGTAACGAGGTGTTACCAATATTGTTAGGAACACTATGTGCAGGTTTTGTATTAATACTGCCATTTTTTATAGGTTCAAGATTTTTTCCAGAATACACTCGAGAAATAGGGTTTTATATCACTCCTATTCCATGGAAAACGCATGGTTTTATCATTATAAAATCCATGATTATGACCGCTTCATGGATTCTAGCATACCAAGCTTTAAAGCACTTACCTATCACCATAGTCACTCCTATACGATCTGCTGGACCGTTTTTTACATTTTTAGGAGCAATATTTATTTATAGAGAACAACCTAATGCACTACAATGGGTGGGTTTCTTTGTGATTATTCTATCAGTAATTCTGTATGCAAATATTGGTAAGAAAGAAGGGATTCACTTTAGAAAAAACAAATGGATTTTTGCAATTGTAGGTGCTACTTTTCTAGGAGCCTCCAGCGGATTGTACGACAAGTTCTTAATTCAGAATCTGGTGCTTAATCCACAAACGTTGCAGTTTTGGTTTTGTTGGTATACTATTTTGATGTTACTAGTAATACTCTCAATTACATGGTTTCCTAAAGCCGAAAAAAGAAGTGCATTTACCTTTAGGTGGACGATTATTGCCGTAGGTATCTTGTTACAAACCGCCGATTATTTTTACTTCAAATCACTGCAGGATCCAGATGCGCTTATCATGTTACTCTCGGCAATAAAACGTAGCCAACTTATAATAGCAGTAGTTATTGGTGGACTAGTGTTCAAGGAAAAGAATAAGCGCAAGAAATTGGTTCCGCTCGCAGGTATATTAATTGGGGTCTTCCTCATTTTATATTCTTAG